The Panthera uncia isolate 11264 chromosome C1 unlocalized genomic scaffold, Puncia_PCG_1.0 HiC_scaffold_3, whole genome shotgun sequence genome includes a region encoding these proteins:
- the MRPL44 gene encoding 39S ribosomal protein L44, mitochondrial has product MASGLGRLLLRGPRCLLAPAAPTLVPPVRGVKKGFRAAFRFQKELERWRLLRCPPPPVRRSEKPNWDYHAEIEAFGHRLQETFSLDLLKTAFVNSCYIKSEEAKRQNLGIEKEAVLLNLKDNQELSEQGTSFSKTCLTQCLEDAYPDLPTEGIKSLVDFLTGEEVVCHVARNLAVEQLTLSAEFPVPPPVLQQTFFAVVGALLQSSGPERTALFIRDFLITQMTGKELFEIWKIINPMGLLVEELKKRNISAPESRLTRQSGSTTALPVFFVGLYCDRKLIAEGPGETVLAAEEEAARVALRKLYGFTENRRPWDYSTPGGNFRAEKLPGYPAKHVAA; this is encoded by the exons atGGCATCCGGCCTGGGGAGGCTGCTGTTGCGGGGGCCTCGCTGCCTCCTGGCGCCGGCCGCCCCCACTCTCGTCCCGCCTGTTCGGGGCGTGAAGAAGGGATTCCGCGCCGCCTTCCGCTTCCAGAAGGAGTTAGAGCGCTGGCGCCTGCTCCGGTGCCCGCCGCCGCCCGTGCGCCG TTCAGAGAAGCCCAACTGGGATTACCATGCTGAAATAGAAGCGTTTGGACATCGGTTACAGGAGACCTTTTCCTTAGATCTTCTCAAAACTGCATTTGTTAATAGCTGCTATATTAAAAGTGAGGAGGCCAAGCGCCAAAACCTTGGAATAGAGAAAGAAGCTGTTCTTCTGAATCTTAAAGATAATCAAGAACTCTCTGAACAAGGGACATCTTTTTCAAAAACTTGCCTCACACAATGTCTCGAGGATGCATACCCAGACTTGCCCACCGAAGGCATTAAGAGTCTCGTTGACTTTCTCACTGGTGAGGAAGTGGTATGTCATGTGGCCAGAAACTTGGCCGTGGAGCAGTTAACACTGAGTGCAGAGTTTCCAGTTCCCCCGCCTGTTTTACAGCAGACTTTCTTCGCAGTAGTTGGAGCCTTGCTGCAGAGCAGTGGCCCTGAGAGGACTGCTCTTTTCATCAGG GACTTCTTAATTACTCAGATGACTGGAAAAGAACTCTTTGAGATTTGGAAGATAATAAATCCCATGGGGCTACTGGTAGAAGAACTGAAGAAAAGGAATATTTCAGCTCCTGAATCTAGACTTACCAGGCAGTCTGGAAGCACCACAGCTTTGCCTGTGTTTTTTGTTGGCTTGTACTG TGATAGAAAGCTGATTGCGGAGGGACCTGGGGAGACCGTGCTGGCTGCGGAAGAAGAAGCTGCTCGCGTGGCGCTCCGGAAGCTCTACGGGTTCACGGAGAACCGCCGGCCCTGGGACTATTCCACACCCGGAGGGAATTTCAGAGCAGAGAAGCTACCCGGCTACCCGGCCAAGCATGTGGCAGCCTGA